The following are from one region of the Pseudomonas putida genome:
- a CDS encoding outer membrane protein OmpK, producing the protein MKRITSSLLLGSSLLATLPAHAGEWLQWHGESLTYLYGKDFKVNPRIQQTVTFEHANKWKYGDTFMFVDKVFYNGKPDPGKGVTSYYGEFSPRLSFGKIFDQKLAFGPIKDVLLAMTYERGEGDNEAYLIGPGFDLDIPGFNYFTLNFYLRNTEGSRPGDNVWQITPAFSYTIPVGKSDILIDGYMDWVVDNDQTRRGTYHANLQFNPQVKYDLGKALNLGAKQLYVGIEYSYWKDKYGIDSQGNIDSNQSVTSALIKVHF; encoded by the coding sequence ATGAAACGCATCACCTCGTCCCTCTTGCTGGGCAGCAGCCTGCTGGCCACCCTTCCCGCCCACGCAGGCGAATGGCTGCAGTGGCATGGCGAAAGCCTGACCTACCTCTACGGCAAGGACTTCAAGGTCAACCCACGCATCCAGCAGACTGTGACCTTCGAGCACGCCAACAAATGGAAGTACGGCGATACCTTCATGTTCGTCGACAAGGTCTTCTACAACGGCAAGCCCGACCCGGGCAAAGGCGTGACCAGCTACTACGGTGAGTTCAGCCCGCGCCTGTCGTTCGGCAAGATCTTCGACCAGAAGCTGGCGTTCGGCCCGATCAAGGATGTGCTGCTGGCCATGACCTATGAGCGTGGCGAGGGTGATAACGAGGCCTACCTGATCGGCCCCGGCTTCGACCTGGACATCCCCGGTTTCAACTACTTCACCCTCAATTTCTACCTGCGCAACACCGAAGGTAGCCGCCCCGGTGACAACGTCTGGCAGATCACCCCAGCCTTCTCGTACACCATCCCGGTGGGCAAATCCGACATTCTGATCGACGGTTACATGGACTGGGTGGTCGACAACGACCAGACCCGCCGTGGCACCTACCACGCCAACCTGCAGTTCAACCCGCAGGTCAAGTACGACCTGGGCAAAGCCCTGAACCTGGGCGCCAAGCAGCTGTACGTAGGCATCGAGTACAGCTACTGGAAAGACAA